ATTAAACCATAAAATATATTGACATAATATTGAGTTTGTAATAAGAAAGTTAACATAGATAAAGTGGAGGCGATTATAACAATAAATTTACCTTATAACAGTAAATTTTACATACATAGGTGAAAGTAGGCATAGAAGAAGAAGTGGCTGATTAATTATCTAGGAAGAAATCGTAAGTTATAAATATGATCAATTTTCTAGTCATGTGTATAAACACTGAGGGAATCTAGGTATAGTCCACTTTTTCCGTAGAAGCCAAGAATCTTTCCCTTGCCACTTGATTTAAAAGAATATCCAACTTGATGGCCAAATGGACCATATTGTGCCTTATTAGTGGTGAATGTAATAGATCTGATCACCTTAGGGCCTTAAAAGTTCCCAACAAATCCTtgtatttttttcaaatattcatcCTCTTCGAAGAGAATCTATAAAGTAAACCACATAAATGTTTAAatatcaaattaaaataaaaaaatacaatggATAATTATATAGAAAATGATAACTTCtaaatacaaataaatttaaaatacaaaAGTATAActgattataaaatattattattagtattatgcATTAAATACCGTGGCTTCTTCACCTCCCCTCCCTCCATGCTGGGGTAAGTCGATATCGTCCATCATTTTATCAGTCTTAAGATAATATGAAACCTTAATGGCATCCACAGTGTGTCCATGTTTTACTGTAATGCTCTTGATACCTGAGTATGCACCATCTCTCCAACTCCCACCACCGTTACCACCCCACGGACCCTCCGTCTTGTAATCCTACACACAATCATAATAATTATATATGATTAAATTAAAAATAGACATGATTTTCAAACAATAAATTCAAAGAAACACAACAACGGGAGGGAATACCAATGGAAAACAGGGCTGCAAATAAGCCAAATGCGCAGCTAATACGGTCAAGAGGGTAAGGAAAAAACGTAATcaaatttgttgttgttttggaATTAGATTGTATTAATATATCGGATCACATTCTATGATCTATCATCAGGATAATAGACAGTATAAAGAGAATGGAAAACATGATGAATCACAAAATATGATCCCAAACATTGATGTAAAAAATATACACAATCTAATCTAAAAACAACAAATTATTTAAGTTTATTGAAAAATTTGCTAACACTAATCAATTATTATAACTTGCCATTCATTTATAAGTTCATTCAGCATATTGCTTGCAGCTGTTACTTCTGATATTCTCTGTTAACTACAGCTTCATACAATAAAAAAGAGTAAGAGGAAAGGccaaaaaaatagattaaaaaaaaaccCACCACCATTGTATACAGCGCAGATTTTATTGGCCTCGAACTGCAATTCCAAATTTGCCGTGCTGTAAGAACCCAACGAAAGGTTAAATTTATAGAAGAGCCATGAGTGAATAATATCTTGAAATCTATCGATAAGGATTCTTAATTCCCGGGATATTCAAAGATTTGATTTCTGAATGAACAGTGCATAAATTCTTCAAATACGGACACCTGTTCTGAGTGACTCAGACAAGGAAAGATTGTTCATAGATTCTTCAAATGCGGACAATCAATTCGAGTTGTCTGGTTTATAATGGATAAGGCTACATTGCATTGAATGTAAAGTTGGGCGGTGATAGATTTGATTCATAATGGATAAGAGTATATATGAATCATTTCTCCGTTATGAAAGAATTTGATTCTTATTCATTATGGATAACTTGATTCTTATTCCATTCtagttttttatattaatattttaggaGATTCCTTAGATTTTCTCTCTTCATTATTATAGTAGGAAGGTGCAAACACAAATTTTCTATAGGTAATGGTTCTTATCATTACGTTAATTATCCCTCTGTACCTCACTTAGGATGATGGATACAGTAAAGATGAGTGTGTAATCAAATTATGATGTGGTGCATCAATGCAATTTAAGATCTAGGTTCTCTTGTAGGGTTCTTAACACACTTCAAATCTTATATAGCTGAGATATAATTTTATGATGTCAATTGATATTAGGTTATTTAGGTGAGTGTAATGATTAAATAGTTTATGCTAATAAAAAAAATTAGTGACAAAATTAAAACTATTGGAAAGAAAAGGGATATGAACCATGGAAGGGTATAAAATTGGGCTACAATGAAGTGAATTAGCATTAGGATATGTAGCACATAAATTATAATGAGAAGGGGGCATGAatgaaagagacaaaggaaaagaagaTGTACCTGAACTTCAAGATTCAATTTCTTTATTACATGATGTTCTCTAGTTTGTTTTTGGTTTCACACTCCTTCAAAATTTGAGTTTTTTGCCAACTTCCTTGGTATGATGTCTATTTCTATATCAATCTAATTTAATTAGTATAAAATATGAAAGCAACAAGGTATGCTATcaaaaccaaacacaaaacattATAGTTATCGTTCCAAATCttcaaaacatgaaaataataGTTCATaatatcaaattcaatctaaaagcATGTAATTTGATTATTCTACTTTGGAAAATTGACAAAAGGTAGTGAACTTATTAAACAATGAATGATATTTTGTCAACACCATGAAAATTTTGTATCTATGTTAAATAAAACACATGTTGTAAGGTAAAAAAAAGAGCACGTGGGTCTAAAATCACAAAATCCACATACCTTTCTACCATTTTCGGAATTCCAACAAACACGAGAATGTTATGACATGCTTGTTTTCATACCTACTTTGAATATTACAgttaggagagagggagagagggggaggaggggatataaagagatggagagagagtcCGTGAGGTGATAggtctagagagggagagagatggaggtaAGGATAactcaatatatagagagggagtgatatataGAGaaaagtgagatagagagaagtagaaacatacaaatagagagagagagagagagaagggggtggggggggggggaaggggggacaaatagggatagatagagggagagatagagaggggagagagaagtccatatatatagatatagagaagtagagatgaagatagagagagagataaggagggaCCAAAATAGAATGTGAGATAGAGTGACAAAGATATAGACCATGAGATACAAGAGGGAGAAGGGATGAAGGGGTAGATAGGAGGAGAGAGGGAAAATATAGAGAGATAGAAGTAGATAAATGGATAGAGATAATGTTTAGTGTAGCCTCATGACGGGACAAAAAATGGTGATAGAAAAAACACTTTTTTCATTAGTCCAAATTGCAAAATCATGGTTTGACTTATTACTTGGGTCCAGTTAAAAGTAGGTTTCACTATgacaaaaaccaaagaaaaataaatatgtatatatttttaaaacccaaaatgaaTATATGTTGTTTCAaggtattttaaaataataatattattatatattatagttatgtatattatatattgtaatatatcatattatataatattatatattataaaatattatataataatttatatatttaaaaaatccacaaaatggatatctattttgtagtgatatgtatacatacatatacacatacatacatacatatgcatgcatgtatgtatgtatatgtatgcatgtgtgtgtgtgtatacagacacatatatgtgtgtgcgcgtatacatatacatatacatatacaaatacatacatatacatacatatatatatacacatatacatacatatatatatatacatatacatatacatacatgcatacatacatatatatatgtatgtatgtatgtatgtatgtatgtatgtatgtatatgtatatgtatatatgtgtgtgtatgtatgtgtgtatgtgtgtgtgtgtatacgcgcacatatatgtgtgtgcgcgtatatatttacacacacacacacacacacacacatatacatatatatatgtacatatatacatacatatatatatgtatatatatatatatacatatacatatacatacatacatatacatatgcatacatatatatatacatacacatacacatacacatacatatacatatacatatacatatgcatatatatgtatatgtatatgtatgtatatatgtgtgtgtatatatatgtgtatgtgtgtgtgtgtatatatatatatatacattttatgtgtgtgtgcatatgtgtgtgtatatatgtatgtatatatatgtatatatgcacataatatatatagaaatatatatatatacatacatacatacatatgtgtgtgtgtgtgtatacatatatacacacatatatatacacatatatatgtgtttatatatatgcatatatatgtgtacacacacacacatatataaacatacaaatataaacatacatacatacatataaatatatgtgtgtgtgtgtgtgtgtgtgtgtgtgtgtgtgtgtgtgtacacacacacatataaacatatatatacatacatacatacatacatacatatatatatacatacatatacatatacatatatgtatatgtatgtatatgtatgtatatgtatatattatatatgtatatgtatatatacacatatatataaatatatatatatataaacacacacacatatatatattgaatatttattaCAAACATCTTTCTCATACGAACATCAACATTAAACCAATACAAGGTCCTTGAGAGAAAACACATTAGAAATCagctatggaagactaagagtcgcTACTTAGAAATCTAATTTTATTTAGAAACTACAGAGgaggaaattttaagcacttaAAATGGTGGTCAAACTCCATGAGGAATCGAAGGACAACTCTCCACTCCAAGTTGACCTTCAGGTTACCATGACCTCTAATTTTGCTCACTGAAGGGAATGATGTGTGTAAGTATAATATAGTAACTGCTAAAAAAGTTGAGACCACAAAAGAAAAAAACATAGGTTATGAGGACCGTCTAGACAACTCCATATTCTTTCCACCTAGGATGCATGTGCAGGTCAAGGATGACAAAATGGCATGGAAATATTCTATATGAATGAGGTACAAAATTTCATACCAGAAAGTTTTGAATAACCAATGTCTAGGTTCTAAGTGCTAAATACCATGTGAAATGAAATAACAAAAAGCTAATAAAGAAAAATGGATTAATAGAAATATGAAGAGGATGGAGAAATACTTATAATGAGTCAATATGAAACCTTCAACCCAAACAATGATGTCCTTCTATAAAACCTACACACATAAGACCATGGATGAAATATTCTGGAGTGGCTATGCTTAGAGGTTTTCCATGGTGAAACcttcattttggtgtttccacctgcATAAATAGCCTAATATGAGATTATGatgaaaataatattgaaaatgaaataggaacaaTACAATAAATGATATGCTATATTAAAGAGAACACACAAGTAAACAACCCAAAAAGAGTGGCCCTCCTTTCAACACCATAATTAGTAAGACTTGCAAGGATGGAGAGAGCAGAAATCTCCAAATCAAAAAGCTTCAACAATGGTGGAAGATGGTAAGTTCATGTACTGTGGAAGTGCTATAAAGAGCTTCATGAAGAAAAAGAGAGTAACTTCAATCaactagagagaaagagagatcgcgagagagagagagagagagagagagagagagagagagagagagagagagagagagagagagagagagagagagagagagagagagagagagagagagagagagagagagagagagagagagagagaaaataaggTGAAAAAGGGCAATATTAAGGGACTAGAAGTAAGCTTGATATCGATGCAAGCCCAAAGAGGTGTTACACTTCCAAAATTAGCAAGTGTAATGTACCCATGGCCACCTTCAGTCATTGATAATCGTAGGATGAATGTGCGATGTACATATGTCCCCATGGTGCACATGGATCCATGCATAATCCAAACCAAATGGTTAGGAAAATAGACATGGCAAGTAGCATGGTAGGCTAATGAAATGGAATTTTGATCATTGTCTTTATTTTGGCTAAAGTCAAAGGCCTATACAATGTGAAATTGCATGGGGTGCAATTTAGGACATTAATTTTTTCTCCTCTACTGAGCATATCTAGAGGAGATGTGAGCTAGAGTAGAGAGAGAAGAAGGTTGAGAGAGATATACCCAAGACATGTAGTGAAAGTAGAGTCTTCTATCCACAGataactttttttgtatgcatttgaattaacttcttctttttgtgttgaaatgagtatatcaatacctagggaaagatattttatataatttttattcTCTATTTCTCAAATTTTCCACATATGTGAAACACAATCAAAAAATGCTCGATGAAAAACCTAcactcataagaaataaaacataaatatattaattaatgaaattaaatatattaaaaattatactatttagaAAGCTAATAATAAGGACTTACATAAGGAAAAAAAGTTTTAAATGAAATCATTTTACCCCCCAAGAGCTAATGTAGAAGTGGTTTTTATCTGCATTTTGATAGGTatgaaggagactccattgtaggtatgatttaagagtagagaggttctatccaagggaTTTTGATCTAAGAGGATTTGATCTAGTACTCTTCAATtagttacttcaaatgggacctctcaaggcttaaattattatattttctaaaaaatgattttagaaaaaattaagatgtatcaaaaagtgtaacctagtattgtgggatcacccattGATGAGCTATGATGAATggttcataagacacaatatttgTTCAAGGTTTTGCAAATATGGTAGCAAGCTAATTGGGCTtgactttgaggaaactttgatgTTAAGTGTGCCTAAATCAAAGTAGTATTGTTCTAAAAAGTCTATATGCTTTCTCCTTGTCAATATCGCTTAAATGTAATTAATTTTGGTGGTTCATTCCTCTCGTGGGAAATGAATTTATGTGAATCACTAGTCACAATATATAGATTAGTCACAAAATATAGATCAATAAATTTAACTAAAACCTactaaattaaaatttgaaattactATCATAACTTAATACACTATAAAGAATATCATTTAACTACTATATATAATCAAGCCCTGCCACACAATGGAGGTAGGTACAAGTattttaaattgaatatataatctTTCAAACAAGAAATTAAAACCTTACTCTATTTTCATTTTGTGATAGGCTTGACCTAACTAGAAATTCAAAGCATGGTGCAAGAAAATAATCAAAGCACATTTCTATTTCAAAGGTATTGAGACTGAAAATAAGCCATCAGAAGCATATGGAGGCAAGTTCTTTTGATATCCATGTGATTCAGATGACAATGGGTCCCACACTAGTGCCACTATAGTGGGAGCAACAATAAAGAATGTCAACAAGCTTGGCATTGGACAAGGCACTGCAAGGGGAGGAGCTCCTAGTGCCTACCTCATGATTTAGAAAACCTACTGGTTCAATATCTCCAATGATGCCATTGAGGATGGAGTTGACATCATCTCTATCTCGATTGGATCTTTTCATGCATTCATGAAGGGGATCCCTAGCACCTCCACCAAGATGGCTCCCTAGATTTTCATAGTTGTGGCCTCCTCCATTGACAAAAGCTTTAGCTCTAACATACTTTTGGGCAACAAAACCACTTTAAAGGTACTTATTAATACATAGTTTCTCTCTTTTTAGTACAGTGGAAAAACACAATTCATGCAGTCTCAAATAGTATAAATTGATTGGTTGTTTATTTTTGAATTTCAGGGAGAAGTTGTAAATTCTCTCACATAGAATGGATTCACTGGTATTGTAGTGGCAAGTGGCTCGGTTGCCCCTAGAGTTTCTAAGAGAAATGCAAGGTAACATGAGAAActatttaaatctaattttttttacaTTAAGGAAGAGAATAACAATAATTTGCTTTGTTGATTCAGTAGTTTTCACCTGAACAACACACTTGATCTTGCTAAAGTAAAGGGAATGGTAGTGGTGTGCAAAATCTCAAACCTAGAATACAATCGAATGTTAAAGAGCGTAGTTGTAAGAGATGCAAGCAGTGTGGGAATCATAATAGTCAATCCATTACTCAAGGATGTTGCATTCTAGTTTTTCATAGCTGGCACTCTCCTGGAATAGGAACCACCAACACAGTTTGTAGCATACTTGGCCTCAGATGAGTTGTTTCAATCTCTGATTTTTTCCATTGAATTTAGATTAACATAAAACACTTATGATCAATGTTACCTATTATTGTTCTTCCCTATTGTTGTCACCAACTAGCTTGTGATTAGGATAATCAGTAATCccatagctcaagttcttgtaaccTCAACAATTTCGAGCACTAGTCCAGTACCACAAATAGCTGTATTTTATTATATGGGTCTCAATATTATCACTCCAAACATCATCAAGGTGGGTTCTGTAATCATCCCTTCCAAATTAGGAGATTCATTCTACACGTCAGTCGAATTTGTCTATGTTCTTCTATTGATTTCACTGACTTATTTGCATGTGGGTCATGCAGAACAACGTTATAGCACTGAGAGTGAGCATATTAGGAGCATGGTCACCTCTAGCAGTAAGTCAAGTGTGTGGTCAATAAGAGGATTTCAACATAATTTAGGTGGCTTTCCTAATGTATTCGATGTAGTTGCTTTAGTTAAAATGCATCATCCCACATGGAGCCCTACTACAATCAAATCCACCATTACAACAACAGCTTTGATTCCTAATTTTTTGGAATGTAATGTTAGCGAAAAACTTTCTATTTTATCCATTTTTGGGGGGGAAGCTTGGTTTATTTTAAGCTAACCAAGGAGGATTCAGAGGATTCCATTTTAAATCTACTTTTTCTATTATATGCAGTTGTATTCCTTCCTTTCTTCTATTTTTGGCTTTAATAAAGGTTTTATATATCTTTGTAAACTCATGTAAATTATCAATCAGTTAATGAAATAGTTTTCATTCTTCTTGTTCTAATTTTTTTTCTATTAACTTggaagtttttttctttttttctagctAGATCAGACTATCTTGTGAAAGTTTAGTTAAAATTTTACATAGTATCAAAGCACACGTGTGCTAGAAAGAAGAAGAATTAACAATAGTTTGTAGGAATTGAAGATTAGAGCTATTTTagaatgaatttttttattatcttGGAGGTTGTCTCTTAATTTATTTTATGTATTAATGAACTGAAATAAAGTTCCAAAAGGGGGTCATATGAGGCTAAGATGGGAATAAAATATCATCCATCTATCATCACTTTGGAAGAAGGAAACTACAAGTCCTAGTGTGATGGTATCCTAAACCACTATCTATGGACTCATTTGTTGTCACATTTCTATGGGCTTATTCTCAAACCAAGTACATGTTGGTAGAAATTTGCATGGGAAACTAGAAATGATCATGTCTTaggattaattggtttaactgttatggaCGTCATGGGCTCTATCATATATTGAGTGCCCTTGCACTCTTTAGGCCACTTTATGGGAAATGTATGGAGATCTAACTGAACATCCATTCCTAGATGATCCAACTATAGGCATATTTCTCTCtcttgataatgatgatgatcctaTATAGGAAGATTGCACTGAAGAGGAAATCGCTTATTGAAAGAGTCTTGATTGTCTTGATTGTCTTGATTATACAGAGGCGTCTCCTCCTGCTTCTCCTCTTTCTACACTACCAGTATTGGTAGCTATTTAGTCACCTCCACATGTGAGTTTGATAGAGATCTTGGCTTCTCCGAAAGCTACGCCAAATTCTCtttagtagtttcattcttgtcctcttgatgagaaagataaaatcctatcaaacatttatcatttgtttgttgaatcCCTCCTTGATCATGACAACAACATTGAGGACATATTTAATCTCTTTAATGTCAACTCCCATTGATATGcatcttcttttggtttggattctcttcttctctctcaaccACTCCACGCTACTATCTTGACACATCTTGattcacatcaaaacaagtctCATACTTCAGTGGTCACTGATCTTGAGGCTTTTATGGAAAAGTTGCAGTTCAGCATCAGATTGGAGAAATATGAGTATTTTCCAGAACAAttcatcttgattccttcatacattTCACTTGAGTAGAAATTCAACAGTTTGATAGCTCGAGGTTTatatcttccaaaaggaagaggcatcatttTTTGCAGAGGAACATACTACACCATTCACCATGCTATATTCTATATAGAAATTCTTTCTCTTTTTTATGGAGTCACAAATGGGCcttatcttttcattttcactttaTGCAATGCCTTCTTGGGGTGAAGGGCATTGTTACATAGAAGTTGTCATGAAGAGTTACTGTAAATTTTGAGGGGGGTTTCGTTCCCACTGGTTTTTCCCTCTCCCCTCTTTCCTTTCCCTAAGTATTTGAAtctttagttagacttaaggggggtgttagcaAAAACTTTCTATTTTATCCATTCTTTTTTGGGAAGCTTTGTTTATTTTAGGCTAACAAAGGAGGATTTAGAGGATTTTGTTTTAATTTTGTCTTTTCTATTTTATGTAGTTTTATTCATTATTTTCCT
The nucleotide sequence above comes from Cryptomeria japonica chromosome 11, Sugi_1.0, whole genome shotgun sequence. Encoded proteins:
- the LOC131048698 gene encoding jacalin-related lectin 19-like, producing MVDYKTEGPWGGNGGGSWRDGAYSGIKSITVKHGHTVDAIKVSYYLKTDKMMDDIDLPQHGGRGGEEATILFEEDEYLKKIQGFVGNF